The proteins below come from a single Candidatus Woesearchaeota archaeon genomic window:
- a CDS encoding DNA topoisomerase IV subunit A translates to MSKNVLDGIKDIATSIYKSIIKKEKPEIAMPLRALNNVTYDPKVGYFELLGKMKNRTLTASTVKTFAQTLRLMSFSKELIKTDDIATKREAYYISKNWGDARFREQPESDAVMDDIEAMLMVNREQIGFIPEEKGGDVAGKLVVVDKDPSTGNEVKIDCSKMGTGAYSVPSSVEHLGFETNAKFILAIETAGMYQRLVKHSYWKTANCILISLGGVPTRACRRFIRRLSDYKKLPVYAFTDGDPYGWLNIYRTLKVGSGNAAHINKYFCVPNAKFFGITAQDIVDYKLPTHPLKEVDIKRIKDGMKNDPFVRQYPQWQKALKDITTLKVRAEQQALAARGLNSVMTEYLPAKLENPKTWLP, encoded by the coding sequence ATGAGTAAGAATGTGCTGGACGGGATAAAGGACATAGCAACCAGCATATACAAAAGCATAATCAAGAAAGAGAAGCCTGAGATAGCCATGCCTCTGAGGGCGCTCAACAATGTCACCTATGATCCGAAAGTGGGATATTTTGAGCTCCTGGGGAAGATGAAGAACAGGACACTCACAGCGAGCACTGTCAAGACATTCGCCCAGACACTGAGGCTGATGTCATTCTCGAAAGAGCTCATAAAGACAGATGACATCGCGACAAAAAGGGAAGCGTACTACATCTCAAAGAACTGGGGCGACGCAAGGTTCAGGGAGCAGCCAGAATCCGATGCTGTCATGGATGATATAGAAGCGATGCTGATGGTCAACAGGGAACAGATAGGGTTCATCCCGGAAGAGAAGGGAGGCGATGTCGCAGGCAAGCTTGTTGTCGTCGACAAGGACCCTTCCACAGGGAATGAGGTGAAGATAGACTGCAGCAAGATGGGGACAGGGGCCTATTCGGTGCCCAGCTCAGTCGAGCACCTCGGTTTCGAGACGAATGCCAAGTTCATCCTTGCGATAGAGACGGCAGGTATGTACCAGAGGCTCGTCAAGCACTCCTACTGGAAGACAGCGAACTGCATACTGATAAGCCTCGGCGGAGTGCCGACAAGGGCATGCAGGAGATTCATAAGAAGACTGTCTGACTACAAGAAATTACCAGTCTATGCCTTCACAGACGGGGACCCCTACGGCTGGCTGAACATCTACAGGACCCTGAAAGTGGGTTCAGGGAATGCGGCGCATATCAACAAATACTTCTGCGTGCCGAACGCCAAATTCTTCGGGATCACAGCACAGGACATCGTCGATTACAAGCTTCCGACGCACCCTCTGAAGGAAGTCGACATCAAGAGGATAAAGGACGGGATGAAGAACGACCCGTTTGTCAGGCAGTATCCGCAGTGGCAGAAAGCGCTCAAGGATATCACGACGCTGAAAGTCAGGGCAGAGCAGCAGGCTCTTGCTGCGCGCGGACTGAATTCCGTGATGACAGAATACCTTCCGGCGAAGCTTGAGAATCCGAAGACATGGCTGCCTTAG
- a CDS encoding TIGR00270 family protein, protein MQCDMCGNDTELVKAEIEGTMLSVCDACARYGKVIEQPRRAERLPPSIAKQRATPAPNKEIVQYIIPEYAEIVKKGREKRGLKQEELAKVMAERESLIHKVESGHFKPGMELARKFEKYLGVKIIDQHEEVRGTAKASESGEGFTLGDVIKVKKK, encoded by the coding sequence ATGCAATGCGACATGTGCGGGAATGATACAGAACTTGTCAAGGCAGAGATAGAAGGGACAATGCTAAGCGTATGCGATGCCTGTGCAAGGTATGGCAAGGTGATAGAACAGCCGAGAAGAGCTGAGAGACTACCCCCAAGCATCGCAAAACAAAGGGCGACTCCTGCTCCAAACAAAGAAATCGTCCAATACATAATCCCAGAATATGCAGAGATAGTCAAGAAGGGAAGAGAGAAACGAGGACTCAAGCAGGAAGAGCTGGCAAAGGTGATGGCAGAGAGAGAAAGCCTGATACATAAAGTCGAGTCAGGGCATTTCAAGCCAGGCATGGAACTTGCCAGGAAGTTCGAGAAATATCTGGGAGTGAAGATCATCGACCAGCACGAGGAAGTCAGGGGAACAGCAAAAGCATCTGAGTCAGGAGAGGGATTCACGCTCGGCGACGTCATCAAAGTGAAGAAGAAATAG
- a CDS encoding glycosyltransferase family 39 protein, whose product MKKKAVIAGIFVLSVIFYIWLWQQYPGLIWDENVYLGNARARIGVSNFAEDFRFPLLEYTIAGIWMITGESLAAAKLLMIAYTLAMLYVFYLIIKEELNPENHTYFLLISFLTPILLTWSFRVYGDIAGMLFVLLSYYLMIKERKSQSIYLILGAGACAGIAFLFRFPLALFGASVTAYLILRIFFEKYKIRMLLSYFAGIALSLIPWMIYNSLNYGNPLWDFTAQYSVVDIYTTWQPISIFFWNFAKNFHVLSIFFLLSLFIFVNRLHGYRQRKTETSMIAFIFLIISLSYYIFFVNMKLERYLLAIMPFILLFAFKAIDEMESWMQSAKRKQFRAMIIILVFISAAYAIPTIDLIMERGWCRTNGPIEQASDHIGELGTEEWVLSNSWPWFGYYNNAHAASLWTENITMLLQKYNVKYIVYSTYDNVPFDKSVLDESELIRMEKSFTNDCGMSAYVYSSADPAE is encoded by the coding sequence ATGAAAAAAAAGGCAGTGATAGCCGGGATATTTGTCCTGTCCGTGATATTCTACATATGGCTCTGGCAGCAATACCCGGGACTCATCTGGGATGAGAATGTATATCTCGGCAATGCGAGAGCCAGGATAGGCGTGTCAAATTTTGCAGAGGACTTCAGGTTCCCGCTGCTCGAATACACAATAGCAGGCATCTGGATGATCACAGGCGAGAGCCTAGCTGCAGCAAAACTGCTCATGATAGCCTATACACTGGCAATGCTGTATGTGTTCTATCTGATAATCAAAGAAGAGCTAAACCCAGAAAATCATACCTATTTCCTATTGATATCATTCTTGACGCCAATACTATTGACCTGGAGCTTCAGGGTATATGGGGATATCGCCGGCATGCTGTTCGTGCTTCTCAGCTATTATCTCATGATCAAGGAAAGAAAAAGCCAAAGCATATACCTGATTCTCGGAGCAGGAGCTTGTGCAGGCATCGCATTCCTGTTCAGGTTCCCTCTTGCATTGTTCGGCGCTTCAGTCACGGCATATCTAATCCTTAGGATATTCTTTGAAAAATACAAAATAAGAATGCTGTTATCATACTTTGCAGGGATAGCGCTATCCCTGATACCATGGATGATATACAACTCCCTAAATTATGGGAATCCCCTCTGGGATTTCACAGCACAGTACAGTGTTGTTGATATATACACAACGTGGCAGCCGATCAGCATTTTCTTCTGGAACTTCGCAAAGAACTTCCATGTGCTGTCAATATTCTTCCTGCTCAGCCTATTCATCTTCGTCAACAGACTGCATGGATACAGGCAAAGAAAGACAGAGACATCCATGATAGCTTTCATATTCCTGATCATCTCACTCTCGTACTATATCTTCTTTGTAAACATGAAGCTGGAGAGGTATCTTCTGGCAATCATGCCATTTATACTGCTTTTCGCCTTCAAGGCAATAGATGAAATGGAATCATGGATGCAGAGCGCAAAAAGAAAGCAATTCAGGGCGATGATCATAATACTGGTCTTCATTTCAGCGGCCTATGCCATACCGACAATAGACCTTATCATGGAGAGAGGGTGGTGCAGGACCAATGGGCCGATCGAGCAGGCATCAGACCATATAGGAGAGCTGGGAACTGAGGAATGGGTGCTCTCAAACTCATGGCCATGGTTCGGCTATTACAACAACGCGCATGCAGCAAGCCTGTGGACAGAGAACATCACGATGCTGCTCCAGAAATACAATGTGAAATACATTGTCTATTCGACATACGATAATGTGCCATTTGACAAGAGCGTGCTTGATGAGTCAGAACTGATTAGGATGGAGAAGAGCTTCACAAATGACTGCGGCATGTCCGCTTATGTCTATTCATCAGCTGATCCTGCTGAATGA
- a CDS encoding glycosyltransferase family 2 protein: MMNLDFGTVLVYVMSYFGLFTAIFFLITLYENRGGLKNPVNGRFPVVTIAVPAFNEQSTLRRTIESLLALDYPRKKLDIIVINDGSTDSTLEVANLYRKQGVRVFSKMNGGKGTALNLALKKARGELFGALDADSWVEPGALKKIVGYFNDPKIMAVTPSMKIGDPQSLLQKIQSIEYLFGIFLRKIFAFLNSIHVTPGPFSIFRKSFFDRYGGYSTHNLTEDIEVALRIQSHGYIIENSADACVYTKGPKRFRPLLRQRLRWYKGFLDNLMDYRQLFGFRHGNLGIFILPGSLISVGLAVILLVYTFGKLIRDSFTTLRNWYYIGFDLKEMLKPNFDLFYFNLNAVVYLAVFLLILGLSMIYIAKSMSDEKSKIKWIYLSYIVFYMPLFGFWWLVSLIYKATGRKIKWGPKYI, encoded by the coding sequence ATGATGAATCTTGATTTCGGGACAGTGCTTGTGTATGTGATGTCATACTTTGGCCTGTTCACTGCCATCTTCTTCCTGATAACATTGTATGAGAACAGGGGGGGCCTGAAGAATCCTGTAAATGGCAGGTTTCCTGTCGTCACTATTGCTGTGCCTGCTTTCAATGAGCAGAGCACTCTCAGACGTACCATCGAGTCCCTTCTTGCTCTTGATTATCCGAGGAAGAAGCTTGACATCATAGTCATCAATGACGGCTCCACTGACAGCACGCTGGAGGTCGCAAATTTGTATAGGAAGCAGGGGGTCAGGGTTTTCTCTAAGATGAATGGAGGCAAGGGGACTGCGCTTAATCTGGCATTGAAGAAGGCAAGAGGTGAGCTCTTCGGGGCTCTGGACGCTGATTCCTGGGTTGAGCCCGGCGCATTGAAGAAGATCGTGGGATATTTCAATGATCCGAAGATAATGGCTGTCACCCCGTCCATGAAGATAGGTGATCCCCAGTCTTTGCTGCAGAAGATACAGTCCATTGAGTATCTTTTCGGCATCTTCCTGAGGAAGATTTTCGCTTTCCTGAACAGCATCCATGTCACGCCCGGCCCTTTTTCTATCTTCAGGAAATCATTTTTTGATAGGTATGGCGGTTATTCGACCCACAATCTCACAGAGGACATTGAAGTGGCGCTCAGGATCCAGAGCCATGGCTATATCATCGAGAACTCTGCTGACGCATGCGTCTATACAAAGGGCCCGAAGAGGTTCAGGCCTCTCCTGAGGCAGAGGCTGAGATGGTATAAGGGCTTCCTTGATAATCTGATGGATTACAGGCAGCTTTTTGGTTTCAGGCATGGCAATCTTGGCATCTTCATCCTGCCTGGCTCCCTGATTTCTGTCGGCCTGGCTGTCATCCTTTTGGTCTATACCTTTGGGAAGCTCATCAGGGATTCTTTCACTACGCTGAGGAATTGGTATTATATAGGATTTGATCTGAAGGAGATGCTCAAGCCAAATTTCGATCTCTTCTACTTTAATCTCAATGCTGTTGTCTATCTTGCAGTGTTCCTTCTCATCCTGGGTCTGTCAATGATTTATATAGCAAAGAGCATGTCGGATGAGAAGTCAAAGATCAAGTGGATTTATTTGTCTTATATAGTGTTTTATATGCCCCTCTTTGGTTTCTGGTGGCTTGTTTCCCTCATTTATAAGGCGACTGGCAGGAAGATAAAGTGGGGGCCAAAATATATTTAA
- a CDS encoding Bro-N domain-containing protein, whose product MDKDNALVVFQDRRIRRIWHQDQWFFSVIDVVQALTDSSNPRNYWSMLKKRESEYEIDLSTFCVQLKLLSADGKYYKTDCANVKALFRIIQSIPSKKAEPFKLWLAQVGYERIQEIEDPELAQERMKELYEQKGYSKAWIEKRLRGIAVRQDLTDEWKKRGVDSQIGFSILTAEISKATFGMTPSEYRLFKNLKNENLRDHMTDLELILNMLGEASTAELERVHDPNTFSEHKQVSRDGGKVAGKARQELENKTKKQVISEENYLDEPEKVKRKKLPKE is encoded by the coding sequence ATGGATAAAGATAATGCTTTGGTTGTTTTCCAGGACAGGAGAATCCGTAGGATTTGGCATCAGGACCAGTGGTTTTTCTCAGTCATTGATGTCGTTCAGGCTTTGACTGACAGCTCTAATCCAAGGAATTACTGGAGTATGCTTAAGAAAAGGGAATCTGAATATGAAATTGACTTGTCCACATTTTGTGTACAACTGAAGCTGCTCTCTGCAGATGGCAAGTATTATAAGACAGATTGCGCAAATGTAAAAGCGCTTTTTAGGATTATACAATCAATTCCCTCAAAAAAAGCTGAGCCTTTCAAGCTGTGGCTCGCACAAGTGGGATATGAACGAATTCAGGAGATAGAGGATCCAGAGCTTGCTCAAGAGCGTATGAAAGAGCTTTATGAGCAGAAAGGTTACTCGAAGGCATGGATAGAAAAACGCCTTAGGGGAATTGCTGTTAGGCAGGATCTGACTGATGAATGGAAAAAACGTGGAGTTGATAGCCAAATCGGTTTCTCAATATTGACAGCAGAGATATCCAAAGCAACTTTTGGCATGACCCCATCTGAATATAGACTATTCAAGAATTTGAAAAATGAGAACCTGAGGGATCACATGACCGACTTGGAACTGATCCTCAATATGTTGGGAGAAGCATCGACAGCTGAACTAGAACGGGTTCATGATCCAAATACTTTTTCTGAGCATAAACAGGTTTCTAGAGATGGAGGAAAAGTTGCAGGAAAGGCAAGGCAAGAATTAGAGAACAAGACTAAGAAACAAGTTATTAGCGAGGAAAATTATCTTGACGAGCCTGAAAAAGTAAAAAGGAAGAAACTCCCGAAAGAGTAA
- a CDS encoding nucleotidyltransferase domain-containing protein, with product MGRHSKEEDVLRLFFENPAKHWHFCELNKEIRIAESKLAKWLKRFQEEKIITRTKEKGKMPYYVSNHEDGNYKLRKRIYAMNQLCSCGILDDLADVECAILFGSFARSDWYFGSDIDIFIYGDGEINLQQYESKLRREIQIFSVKNKEELKKFRRSVIYNVLRGVVVKGTIPQEVSAYVELQKQRRGA from the coding sequence ATGGGAAGGCATAGCAAGGAAGAGGATGTATTGAGATTATTCTTTGAAAACCCAGCAAAGCACTGGCATTTCTGCGAACTGAACAAGGAAATCAGGATTGCAGAAAGCAAACTAGCAAAATGGCTCAAGAGATTCCAGGAAGAGAAGATCATCACGCGCACAAAAGAAAAAGGCAAGATGCCTTACTATGTCAGCAATCATGAGGATGGAAACTACAAACTGAGGAAGAGGATATATGCAATGAATCAGTTGTGCAGTTGCGGAATCCTTGATGATCTTGCAGATGTGGAATGCGCAATCCTGTTTGGAAGTTTTGCCAGGAGCGATTGGTATTTCGGAAGTGATATTGATATCTTCATCTATGGAGATGGCGAAATCAACCTCCAACAATATGAATCGAAACTCCGTCGAGAAATCCAGATATTCTCCGTAAAAAACAAGGAAGAATTAAAAAAGTTCAGACGTAGTGTGATCTACAATGTACTGAGGGGTGTTGTTGTCAAAGGTACAATACCTCAAGAGGTCTCAGCATATGTCGAACTTCAGAAGCAAAGAAGAGGTGCATAA
- a CDS encoding DNA topoisomerase VI subunit B yields the protein MTKEGDKSNIAEQMATKQREISVAEFFEKNRHLLGFDNKRKALLTAVKEAVDNSLDACEEAKILPEISVEIIDMGNDRFRIIVEDNGPGIVKKQIPKIFAKLLYGSKFHTLKQARGQQGIGISAAALYGQLTTGRPIRITSKTGSNEPANYCELHIDTQKNHPDVKKEESVEWNKDHGTRLELDLEASYQKGPQSVDEYLKETATINPHATFVYTNPKAEQIIFPRATDELPAEPKEIKPHPHGVELGVLIKMLNNTETRTLQQFLVTEFSRVGPGTAKEICQKASVLTNVKPESVSRDQAERLIKAIHDTKIIAPPTDCISPLGHELVLKGMKKEFQAEFYASTSRPPSVYRGNPFVIEAGIAYGGQLEAEKSATVLRFANRVPLLYQQGACAITDAITETTWRSYGLQQSQNSLPVGPVVILVHFVSVWAPFTSEAKEAIAHYPEISKEIKLALQECGRQLYKYVAKKRRVGDELQKRSYIEKFLPHVGSALKDLCGLDDAQEQRVLTNLKDILESSRKQGVEMKDETIVTSDMDE from the coding sequence ATGACAAAAGAGGGTGACAAATCAAATATCGCCGAGCAGATGGCGACAAAGCAACGCGAGATATCGGTCGCAGAATTCTTCGAGAAGAACAGGCATCTTCTCGGTTTCGACAACAAAAGGAAGGCACTGCTGACCGCAGTGAAGGAAGCAGTCGACAATTCACTTGACGCATGCGAGGAAGCGAAGATACTCCCTGAAATATCAGTGGAGATAATAGACATGGGGAATGACCGCTTCAGGATAATTGTCGAGGACAACGGGCCCGGGATCGTGAAGAAACAGATACCCAAGATATTCGCAAAGCTTCTCTATGGGAGCAAATTCCACACCCTCAAGCAGGCAAGAGGTCAGCAGGGCATCGGAATCAGCGCAGCTGCGCTGTACGGCCAGCTCACAACAGGAAGGCCGATCAGGATCACCTCAAAGACAGGGTCGAATGAGCCTGCAAACTACTGCGAACTCCATATCGACACGCAGAAGAACCATCCTGACGTCAAGAAAGAGGAATCAGTTGAATGGAACAAGGACCACGGCACCAGGCTCGAGCTTGACCTAGAGGCATCATACCAGAAAGGGCCGCAGAGCGTCGATGAATACCTGAAGGAGACAGCGACCATAAACCCCCATGCGACCTTCGTCTATACCAATCCAAAGGCAGAGCAGATAATATTCCCGCGGGCCACTGATGAACTGCCGGCAGAGCCGAAGGAGATAAAACCGCACCCTCACGGCGTGGAGCTAGGCGTCCTGATAAAGATGCTGAACAACACTGAGACGAGAACACTGCAGCAGTTCCTTGTCACAGAATTCTCCCGGGTCGGTCCGGGCACTGCAAAAGAGATATGCCAAAAAGCATCAGTCCTAACAAATGTGAAACCGGAGAGCGTGAGCAGGGACCAGGCTGAAAGGCTGATAAAAGCGATCCATGACACCAAGATAATAGCGCCCCCCACTGACTGCATCAGCCCACTCGGCCACGAGCTTGTTCTGAAAGGGATGAAGAAGGAATTCCAGGCAGAATTCTATGCCTCAACCTCAAGACCGCCGAGCGTATACAGGGGCAATCCGTTTGTCATCGAAGCAGGGATAGCATATGGCGGGCAGCTTGAGGCAGAGAAGAGCGCAACTGTGCTCAGGTTCGCCAACCGGGTGCCGCTGCTGTATCAGCAAGGAGCCTGCGCCATAACAGATGCGATAACCGAGACCACATGGAGGTCATACGGGCTGCAGCAGAGCCAGAACTCGCTGCCGGTCGGCCCAGTCGTCATACTGGTACATTTCGTATCAGTATGGGCGCCTTTCACATCAGAGGCAAAAGAAGCGATCGCCCATTACCCGGAAATCAGCAAGGAGATAAAGCTGGCGCTGCAGGAATGCGGCAGGCAGCTGTACAAATATGTAGCCAAGAAAAGAAGGGTCGGAGACGAGCTCCAGAAAAGGAGCTATATAGAGAAATTCCTGCCCCATGTCGGATCCGCGCTGAAGGACCTGTGCGGCCTGGACGACGCCCAGGAGCAGAGAGTGCTCACAAACCTCAAAGACATACTGGAGAGCTCAAGGAAACAGGGTGTAGAGATGAAGGACGAAACCATAGTGACGAGTGATATGGATGAGTAA
- the smc gene encoding chromosome segregation protein SMC produces the protein MTKINKLVLHGFKSFAKRTELIFGNKFNVVLGPNGSGKSNILDAICFVLGRSSSKALRAEKSANLIYNGGKSKKSAAFAEVSIYFDNMDKTFPTEDKEIKITRIVRPNGVSIYKINEEKRTRQEILDLLGLARIDPEGYNIILQGDIVKFVEMSPNDRRMLIEEISGISKYEEKRQKALMELDKVEQKLKESEIILGERENNLKNLKKERDQAAKYQNLNSKIKTNKATFLWRQIEKKQAEKDEFDSRAKKHQERIDKVTKEIHELKTRMAELKEKTDAINKEIEQKGEKEQVDMHKQAEKIRVEIATLKNKTEALKNEIHRINQREEQLQKQKDEIIEKKKSLEFERSELGKQLKSRENERELISRKIDDFRKKHDLQNAAELDKEIEGLDKKADDMQKGLGDLRQQQQDLLREKDRIEFQVQAIDEKMEKVLMLEKENKAQIEDLKQKKKEFKSATLELNQLLNEDSSLSAQLGTARSKTLTINEELSKLRAREMSIKEISLGDTALRKILEQRKSIKGIYGAVSELGEVSSKYSLALEIAAGQKIKGVVVENDAVAARCISYLKDNKLGVATFLPLNKVHGKQADQAAKALKDTSGVHGLAIDLVSHEPKFRGIFSYVFGSTVVVDDIQTARRIGVGTAKMVTLGGDLTELSGAMKGGYRSTKRQGFSFQEKEVIKDISKREKDLEDLERMVSALESRKEENEKRIDRLRQLKVNLEADIIKIEKTLHLDSGDMDVSKKQKKELNDRTGSVDKQMNMVQSKISEGNRSLAELKMKKQELRDKINELRNPRLLAELNTFEQKKSELNEQISKLQIETSNIDAQTKNILDPENARIDRLLADQKKEKADFEGQIKDNQGMMAGLDTKLKESEKIEKRFYEQFKSLFTDKTKIDTDIKKLDDKLTALFEQERKEDHLINSINLENARVKADLDNLQNEFKDYEGVSLDKQKSEQDLKREISQFENMVQNLGSVNLKALEIYDNVEHEYKNLHEKKKKLETERSDVLLMINEIDTKKKDLFLKTFNVVTENFKNIFSQLSTKGDAYLELENEKEPLAEGVRIKVRLSGKKFLDIRSLSGGEKTMTALAFIFCIQEHEPASFYVLDEVDAALDKKNSEKLAKLVAQYSDRAQYLMITHNDSVVSEGEILYGVSMDEHGVSNVVSLKV, from the coding sequence TTGACAAAGATAAACAAACTCGTCTTACACGGATTCAAATCATTCGCCAAAAGGACTGAACTTATATTCGGAAACAAATTCAATGTCGTGCTTGGCCCGAACGGCTCCGGAAAATCGAACATACTCGATGCAATCTGCTTTGTTCTCGGAAGGTCAAGCTCAAAAGCGCTAAGAGCAGAGAAGTCAGCAAACCTCATCTACAACGGCGGGAAGTCGAAGAAGAGCGCAGCATTCGCAGAGGTATCGATATATTTCGACAATATGGACAAGACCTTTCCGACAGAAGACAAGGAGATAAAGATCACAAGGATAGTCAGGCCGAACGGGGTCAGCATCTATAAAATCAATGAAGAGAAGAGGACAAGACAAGAGATTCTAGACCTCCTGGGGCTTGCCAGGATTGACCCGGAAGGGTATAACATAATCCTACAGGGGGACATAGTCAAGTTCGTTGAGATGTCCCCCAATGACAGGAGGATGCTAATAGAGGAGATATCAGGCATTTCAAAATATGAGGAGAAGAGGCAGAAAGCCCTCATGGAGCTGGATAAGGTAGAGCAGAAGCTGAAGGAATCTGAGATAATACTCGGAGAGAGAGAAAACAACCTCAAGAATCTCAAGAAAGAGAGGGACCAGGCAGCAAAATACCAGAACCTCAACAGCAAGATAAAGACGAACAAGGCCACATTCCTATGGCGGCAGATAGAGAAGAAGCAGGCAGAGAAAGATGAGTTCGACTCGAGGGCCAAGAAACACCAGGAAAGGATAGACAAGGTCACCAAGGAGATCCACGAGCTGAAGACCAGGATGGCAGAGCTCAAGGAAAAGACAGATGCAATAAACAAGGAGATAGAGCAGAAAGGCGAGAAAGAGCAGGTGGACATGCACAAGCAGGCAGAGAAGATAAGGGTGGAGATCGCGACGCTGAAGAACAAGACAGAAGCCCTGAAGAACGAGATTCACCGGATAAACCAGAGGGAAGAGCAGCTCCAGAAACAGAAAGACGAGATAATCGAGAAGAAAAAGAGCCTTGAATTCGAGAGAAGCGAGCTGGGCAAACAGCTGAAGTCCAGGGAGAACGAGAGGGAGCTGATAAGCAGGAAGATAGATGACTTCAGGAAAAAGCATGACCTTCAGAATGCAGCAGAGCTAGACAAGGAGATAGAAGGACTCGACAAGAAAGCGGATGATATGCAGAAAGGCCTGGGCGACCTCAGGCAGCAGCAGCAGGACCTTCTCAGGGAGAAGGACAGGATAGAGTTCCAGGTCCAGGCAATAGACGAGAAGATGGAAAAAGTGCTGATGCTGGAGAAGGAGAACAAGGCCCAGATAGAGGACCTGAAACAGAAGAAGAAGGAGTTCAAGTCAGCGACCCTGGAGCTGAACCAGCTGCTCAACGAGGATTCAAGCCTGTCAGCGCAATTAGGCACAGCAAGGTCAAAGACACTCACGATCAACGAGGAGCTCTCTAAGCTCAGGGCGCGAGAGATGAGCATAAAGGAGATATCCCTCGGGGACACCGCCCTAAGGAAGATCCTGGAGCAGAGGAAGAGCATAAAAGGCATCTATGGTGCGGTATCAGAGCTAGGAGAGGTAAGCTCCAAATACTCGCTTGCGCTAGAGATAGCGGCAGGGCAGAAGATAAAGGGGGTTGTCGTGGAGAACGACGCAGTCGCAGCAAGATGCATAAGCTATCTCAAGGACAACAAGCTCGGGGTAGCCACATTCCTCCCGCTCAACAAGGTGCACGGCAAGCAGGCAGACCAGGCAGCGAAAGCCCTTAAGGACACAAGCGGAGTCCACGGGCTGGCAATAGACCTGGTGAGCCATGAGCCGAAGTTCAGGGGCATATTCTCATATGTATTCGGAAGCACAGTGGTCGTCGATGACATACAGACAGCAAGAAGGATAGGTGTAGGGACAGCCAAGATGGTGACACTCGGGGGGGACCTCACTGAGCTCAGCGGGGCCATGAAAGGCGGTTACAGGTCGACCAAGAGGCAGGGCTTCAGCTTCCAGGAGAAAGAGGTCATCAAGGACATCTCCAAGAGAGAGAAAGACCTAGAGGACCTGGAAAGGATGGTGTCAGCCCTCGAAAGCAGGAAAGAAGAGAACGAGAAGAGGATCGACAGGCTGAGGCAGCTCAAGGTGAACCTCGAGGCGGACATAATAAAGATAGAGAAGACACTCCACCTTGATTCAGGTGACATGGATGTCTCGAAAAAACAGAAGAAGGAGCTGAACGACAGGACAGGCAGCGTCGACAAGCAGATGAACATGGTCCAGAGCAAGATATCGGAAGGCAACCGGTCGCTGGCCGAGCTGAAGATGAAGAAGCAGGAGCTCAGGGACAAGATAAACGAGCTGAGGAACCCGAGGCTGCTGGCCGAGCTGAACACATTCGAGCAGAAAAAGAGCGAGCTGAACGAACAGATAAGCAAGCTGCAGATAGAGACAAGCAACATCGATGCGCAGACAAAGAACATACTGGACCCAGAGAATGCCAGGATAGACAGGCTGCTGGCAGACCAGAAGAAAGAGAAAGCGGACTTCGAAGGCCAGATCAAAGACAACCAGGGCATGATGGCCGGGCTGGATACAAAGCTCAAGGAGAGCGAGAAGATCGAGAAGAGGTTCTACGAGCAGTTCAAAAGCCTTTTCACAGACAAGACAAAGATAGACACAGACATCAAGAAGCTTGACGACAAGCTGACAGCGCTCTTCGAGCAGGAAAGGAAAGAGGACCACCTTATAAACTCAATAAACCTTGAGAACGCCAGGGTCAAGGCAGACCTCGACAACCTCCAGAACGAATTCAAGGACTATGAAGGGGTCAGCCTGGACAAGCAGAAATCAGAACAGGACCTCAAGAGGGAGATAAGCCAGTTCGAGAACATGGTGCAGAACCTCGGTTCAGTCAACCTCAAGGCACTTGAGATATACGACAATGTCGAGCATGAATACAAGAACCTGCACGAGAAGAAGAAGAAGCTGGAGACAGAGAGGTCCGACGTGTTGCTCATGATAAACGAGATAGACACGAAGAAGAAAGACCTTTTCCTCAAGACATTCAATGTGGTAACAGAGAACTTCAAGAACATATTCTCACAGCTGTCCACAAAAGGAGACGCTTACCTTGAGCTTGAGAATGAGAAAGAGCCGCTCGCAGAAGGGGTCAGGATAAAGGTAAGGCTATCAGGAAAGAAATTCCTTGACATAAGAAGCCTCTCAGGAGGCGAGAAGACCATGACAGCGCTGGCATTCATATTCTGCATACAGGAACATGAGCCGGCGTCATTCTATGTGCTTGATGAAGTGGATGCAGCGCTGGACAAGAAGAATTCAGAGAAACTGGCAAAGCTCGTCGCACAATACTCTGACAGGGCCCAATACCTCATGATAACACATAATGATTCCGTTGTCTCAGAAGGAGAGATACTCTACGGCGTCTCCATGGACGAACACGGAGTGAGCAATGTCGTAAGCCTCAAGGTCTGA